Part of the bacterium genome, CATTATAATACACCCATACATTAAAGCCCGGCAAAAGATCATCGGCCAAGAAGGATTGTTCCAACAATTCATTTGCACGTTTAGGATCTACGCCTTTTTCTTTCGTCAAAAAATCATAGCCGATTTTGTGATGCGTATCACCGGCTTTGACGACGACAGGACGCGGCAGTTTGGCTTTCATATCTTCCAAATCCGCATTGAGCTTTTCGATGGTTTTATTTTTATCAATAATCTGGGTGAGCATACCTTTGGTCGAAATATCCTGTTCTTTGGAAATCATGTCCTGAATCAGTTTGAGCTGCTCTTTATTCAATCCCATCATAGAATCCGGTAAAACGATAGGCTGTTCGTCAGCTTTGCGGGACTCGTTGTATTTACGAACGGCTTCCGCAATTTCCATATTGATGGAACCGATCTCTTCGTTTTTCTTGCTGACTTTTTGCACTAAGCGCTGAAATTCTTCGATGTTGCTGGGTTTGCCGCAACTGATCAGGCTAAGCACAAACGCGCTCAGGATGAGATTCTTTAACATGGTTTTTTCTCCTCGATACATGATATTTGGGTTTAGGGTTCACTAACGCGCGATTGTAGGTTTTAGCCCCGCCAAAGTCAAGGAAATTTAATCACGGAATAAATCACCTGACTCTACGTTAGTAGGCGTGTACCATATAAGGAGAGGAACATGCCGAAAACAGCCATCAATACTGATTTTGTACAGCGTGCGCTGAAGCAAATAACGGAAAATGACCATGGAATACGTCATTTAGATAAACTACAAGAATGGATCACTCAATGCAGCGATACCGAGGCGACTTCGATCAATTTATACCGATTATCCGAATCGTGGGGCGTGGATATACGCGAACTGACCGCTCTTTTTTTATGGGCTACCAAGTTCGGGTTATTTGATCTGCACTGGAATATTCGCTGCCCGATGTGCAACGGCAAAACGGAAAACCATGATTCGCTCGGGCATATGCATTCGGGCAGCCATTGCGTGATGTGCAAAAGCGATTTTGTATGTGAGCTTGATAACACCATCGAAGTGACATTTAGCATCAGCGGCAACGTACGCCCGCTACCGGAAAATACGGGTGAAGGAAAAAGCGCACCGGCGGATCAGAGGTTGAACGGATTTCAGATCATCAATTCACCGATTTTTCGTAAGTACTTTTCCGATGAACTTCTTTCCGAGCAGGAAAATTTGTCCGTTCGCCATGTTGCAATCATGTTTACCGATCTCAAAGGTTCGACGCAAATGTATCAGCAACTCGGCGATGCGCGGGCTTTTAAAATCGTTCGACAACATTTTGACGTACTCGAACAAGCCATCCATGCCCACGGCGGTGTGATCGTCAAAACTATCGGCGACGCCGTCATGGCCAGTTTTGCTAAAACATCCGAGGCCGTCGGTGCCGCGATCGATGCCCAAAAAAAATTCCGCACGTTTAACGAAAGTATGCAGTTGCAAGACGGCGTGACGATACGCATCGGTATTCACGTGGGTAATTCTTTGATGGTGACGCTCAATAACCGGCTTGATTATTTCGGTACGATGGTCAATATCGCTGCCCGTGTCGAAGCGCTCGGGGATGGCAATGAAATTCTGATCACGCGCAATGTATTTGATGATCTCGGCGTAAAAAACGAATTGCTGTCACGCGCGCAGAGTATCCAACCGTTTACTGCGCGGCTCAAAGGAATTCGCGACGAACAAAAAGTCATGAAAGTAGTGTATAACTAATTTTTACCGTTCGTTATGCGCTCATAATAATTTGCATATTTTTATTGAGAGAATGTTATATTAAAGCGTGATGCATGCGATCACGCTTTTTGTGTTCTCTATATACCCATTACAATAAAAGTACATCCTTTATGAGCAAACCATCCGTCAAACCTCAAAACACATTTTTTTCATCCGGTCCTTGCGCCAAACGTCCGGGTTGGAGCGCCGATCAGCTCCCGTCACGTACCGTAGGACGTTCTCATCGCGCTAAAGTTTCGAAGGCCGTAATCGAAGAAGTCATTGCAAAATCCAAACAAATTCTCGGTGTTCCCGATGATTACCGGCTCGGGATCGTACCCGGCTCGGATACCGGTGCCATCGAAATGGCGTTATGGAATTTTTTCGGCCACCCTTCCGTAGAATCGCGGGGCATTGATATGCTGGCTTGGGAAAATTTTGGGTATGAATGGGTCTATGATGTCGAAAAACAATTGAAAATAGTCAACGTACGTCCGATGGTAGTTCCATACGGGCAAATCCCGGATCTCACGCAGGTTGACTTTCACCACGATGTAGTTTTTACGTGGAACGGCACAACCTCCGGTGTTTGTGTTCCTGATGCAACGTGGATACCTGACGATCGTGAGGGTCTGACGATATGCGATGCAACTTCGGCCGTATTTGCCATGCCTATAGACTGGAAAAAAATAGATGTGCTCACGTATTCGTGGCAAAAATCCATGGGCGGTGAAGGTGCCCACGGTGTTTTGATCCTATCGCCGAGGGCCATTCAGCGGCTGGAGTCTTTTCCTCCGATCATCGCTATGCCCAAAGTTTTTACGATTTTAAAAAAAGGAAAACTCAACGAAGAGATCTTCACCGGTGCCACGATCAATACCCCATCCATGTTGTGCATCGAAGATGCCTTGGACTCATTAAATTGGATGATCCGTGAAGGCGGATTAACAGCTATGATCGCGCGTTCGCAGCAAAGCTTATCGGAAATAAAAACATGGATTGCCTCATCGCCGCGGTATGCTTTTCTCGCAGAAAATCCGAAAACGATTTCCAATACATCCGTCTGTCTAAAATTGAAGTCCGACATGTATCTGTCGCTGTCTCCGGATGCACAAGTCAAATTTGCCAAAGATGTTGCCGCATTGCTCGAAAAAGAAGGTGCGGCTTACGACATCGGTTCCTATCGTGATGCACCTCCCGGTCTGCGCATCTGGTGCGGTGCGACGATCAATCCGGCGGATGTAAAATTATTACTTCCCTGGCTTGATTGGGCTCATGACGAAATTGCACGTACTTTGAAATTCTAAACCGAAAAATATTATGATTAAGATTCTTATCTCCGACAAACTCAGCCCTGCCGCTACGGAAATTTTCCAACGGCACGGCATTACGGCGGATGTTCGCCACGGATTGACCAAAGAACAACTGATCGAAATCATCGCGGATTACGACGGACTTGCCGTTCGCTCTGAAACCAAAGTCACACGCGAAGTGATCGAACGCGCCACACGGCTCAAAGTCATCGGACGGGCCGGTATCGGCGTGGACAATGTGGATGTGCCGGCGGCCACGGCACGCGGTATCGTCGTGATGAATACGCCGTTTGGCAATTCTGTCACTACGGCCGAACACGCCGTGGCTATGATGATGGCGCTTGCCCGGCGCATTCCGCAAGCCAGCACTTCCACCCATGCCGGCAAGTGGGAAAAAAGTAAATTTATGGGTGTGGAATTGACCGGAAAAACACTTGCCGTAATCGGTTGCGGTAATATCGGCAGCATTGTTGCCGACCGCGCACGCGGATTGCGAATGCGTGTTTTAGCGTATGATCCGTTTTTAACACGGGAACGTGCGGAGTCGCTCGGCATTGAAAAAACCGAATTGGACGACGCGATAGCACAAGCTGATTTTATCACACTGCATACACCGCTCACCGACGCGACACGCCATCTTTTCGATGCGGCACGATTAGCACGTTGCAAAAAAGGCGCACGAATTATCAACTGCGCACGCGGCGGACTTATTCACGAACCGGCATTGAAATCGGCCATCGATTCGGGACATATCGCCGGAGCCGCACTGGACGTGTTTGAAGTCGAGCCCGCCAAAGAAAATATTTTATTCGGCATGGAGCATGTCGTGCTGACGCCCCATTTGGGCGCTTCAACCAACGAGGCTCAGGAAAACGTCGCATTGCAAATCGCGGAACAAATGTCCGATTTTCTCAACACGGGTGCGATCACCAATGCGGTGAATATTCCCTCCATATCCGCCGCCGAAGCCACGGCACTCAAGCCTTATTTCAAATTAGCGCGCCAGATCGGAACATTAGCCGGCCAACTCCAGCAATCGCCTATTCAATCAATCACCTTTGAATACGAAGGACACGTTGCCGCGCTCAATACTAAGCCGCTCAATTTACTTTTAGCACAAGGTGTCATGGTCGCATTTGATCAAAACGTCAACATGGTCAACGCGTTATATATTGCTAAAGAACGCGGCATGACCGTAAGTGAAACTAAAATCGAATCCGAAGGAAATTACAAAACTCTAATTCGCTTGCGGATCGTTACCGAAAAAGAATCATTCAGTTGTTCAGGTACACTCTTTGACGGCGACAAACCGCGCATCGTAGAGGTCAATGGCATCACACTGGAAGCCGTTCTAAGCGCATCGATGCTTTTCAGTACCAATGATGACAAACCCGGTTTTATCGGTAATCTTGGAAAAATTTTAGGTGACGCGGACATCAATATAGCCCACTTTCATCTCGGTCGTAATCAAGGCAAGACTGAAGCGATGGCACTCGTAACCGTCGATTCGCCCGTTCATTCTGATGTCATCAGTACGATAAAAAAATTGCCCAGTGTACGACGTGTCGTGGCATTAGATTTTTCGGGCGTCGTTTAAATTTTAATAGAATACGGCTTACATCGTTTATCAAACCCCTCGCGGTTTGCTTCGCTTGTTATCAATTCAACGAACTTTTACAGAAAGTTCTTTCATGGGTTTTTTGTTGTCCCCAAAGCGGATTAATCCATTACACACCGTAATCGCTTTGATATTCGGGTTGCTCCATACTCACTGCGGTTCTTCTATGGTGCCTGCACCAACTGGAACTCCGCTTCGTTTGTCGCAGCTGGACAGCCTTATCGTGACATCCGATACGATGCCTTTTTTAGACAAACAAAAACTCTGTGAGATATTAGGCCATTTTCCTGCAGATGCATGGCATCAAAAACCGATCACGCTTCAAATGTATCCTGATTTTGAATCCAAATGGAGCGCCACTAAAAACACGATTGAATATTCATACGATCGCAGTACACGTACTATCCACCTTGTGGATATGAAACTGACCCGCTTGCGATTGAATGAAATTATTGCGGCGTATATCGCCGAATTGTGTTATGGGGAAAAATATCCGCGCCTCACCGAGGGGCTCGCTATGCTATATTGCGGGACATATTACGGAATGCCTTTACCTTGGTGGGATAAAAAATCAGCGTTGCTCGGCCTGACAAACAAAGAGCGATTAATAACTACACCTGAAAATTTTGAAAATCCTTTTTTGTACACGATGTTAGCTGTTCAGTTTTGGCAAAAGCATCACGATCAAATTCATTCGATCTTTGCAAATCCCAACCCCTTTATTGCAAAATTTGAACCGACTTTGCAAGTGGCGCCACCTGCACACGTATTCCCTCCGGACAGCATTCCGTATTTCAAAGGTGTTTGTTTCGCACATACCAACGGTGTCGGCAGCGGCTATATGTCCAAACAATCCCGGACTTCGATGCAGCGTCTTAAGGAAATAGGCGTTGACGCCATTTCACTCACACCATTTGGTTATGCGAAAAGCACGACCGAACCTCGTGTACATTTTGTTTTAGATCGTCATTGGGATGAGACGCTCGGAGGTTTATTCAAAGCCGCCGATGATGCGCATGATCTCGGCATCCATATCATGATGAAACCTCATATCTGGGTACGCGGTGCATGGTGCGGCGAAATTGATATTCGTGACTCAACCGACCGGATCGCATGGGAAAATTCATATGCTCAATATGCGACGTATCAAGGCCTCATCGCAGAACTTGCCGGTATGGAGTCCATGTGTATAGGTCTTGAGCTGCCCCGGATGACACGCGATACCGCCATGTGGAAACGCATCATCCGTCACATACGCATGGCATACAGCGGTATCATCACGTACGGTGGGAATTGGTTTGATGAATACGAGCATATCGGCTTTTGGGATGATCTTGATTTTATAAGCATTCACGCTTACTTCCCGCTCGCTCACACCGTCGCTACACCGCCGGATTCGTCAATCCTGATGGCACGTCAAGTCGCAGAACGGCTCGCCGTTTTGTCATCGCAGTGGAAAAAACCTGTCGCGTTTACGGAAGTAGGTTTCCCAAGTGGCGCCCGTGGACTCATCAGTCCACACGAAGAATTTGATGACGTCCCTGCGGATTTTGACAAGCAGGCTTTCGCTTACCGTACGATTTTAGAAACATATCGGGGTAAACCCTGGTTCAAAGGTTACTTTTGGTGGAAATGGGAAAGCGCCAATTCAACGTGGAAAGGGTTTGATAAAATGCTGCAATTCCGCGAAAAACCTGCCGAACGCGTGTTACAGGAATTTTATTCGCGTTAATTTATCATAAGCCGGAACCTAAGCGAAACAGCGAACTGTCCGTATTTGAATTCATCCCTCGCCAAGACGCTAAGTCGCAATGAAGAGATTTATTAATCACTCTGCGGCTTTGCGAGAATAATACAAGCTTATCTAATAAAACTCATTACACCAAATTCTAAGGGCGCCGGGTAAGAACTTCAACGACGTACCAGGGCGCACACAATAGAATATATCCCTCGCCAAGACGCTAAGTCGCAATGAAGATTTATTAATCACTCTGCGGCTTTGCGAGAATATTACAAGCTTATATAATAATACTCATTACACCGAATTCTAAGGGCGCCGGGTAAGAACTTAAACGACGTGCCAAGATACCTGTATTTGTAAATTTGCCTTCAATTACTCTTGAATCTCAGGCTCTACCAGATGCGCAAGATACGACAAAGACTCCTGCCAACCTAAATAACACATTTCAGGCGGAATGACCTCCGGTATATTTTCTTGCGATATGTTCAATTCCGTACCGCACAAAACTTTTTTTAAGACCACCGTAACCATCATTTCGCCGGGAAGATTGGGATCGTCAAATTTATCCGTGTAGCGAATACGTTCATACGGTGTAAGCTCCAAAAATTCACCGCCAAACGCATGACTTTTCATCGTTGTGAAATTAGTAAAAGACATTCTAAACGTACCGCCTATTTTTACATCCATGTGATGCACTTTGCACGTGAATCCGTGCGGCGGCAGCCAGCGCGCCATCGCATCGGTATCTGTAAATGCGCGGTAGATTTTTTCCGGAGTAGCCTTCAAAACGCGGTGTAGACGAATCGTGTTTCCCATGATTTAATTCCTTTTACTTATGTAAAACGCTCGTTCAGTCTGTACTCTTGATATTCACCCACATCTATAAAACCGATTTTTTTATAGAGCGGAACACCTTCAACCGATGCTTGCAATACAGCTGCCGTGCAGTCTCTTTTTTTGGCTTCCAGAAGGCAAAACATAGTCGTCGCCCAACCCAATCCCTTTCTTCGATGCGATGCACGCGTACTTACGTTATAAAGACCGGCCACGTTATTCTCCATCACGACTTCGGCCGTACAAACGGGTTCGTCTTCGTAATTTCCTATAAAAAATTCAATAGGGCATTTTTTTTTAGACGCCATCCCAGCAATCATCGTGTAAAATGCGATGACATTTTGATCAGGTGGCGTCCAATTACTTGCCGTTATGTGAGCAAAACTCAGCACATCGCTATCGGATAAAACCTTTCGCATCGCGAAATTTTCAATAGGCGGAACCTCGTGAATTTGATTCAAATCAAGCCACATCGCCTTTTCTGACTCGACGAATTCAAATCCATTTTCTTCCAGTATACGAGATTGGGAAGGCGTGCACCGCCCCGGGCCGACCCAACAAGAAAATGGACGCCGTGTAGTCCGGATATAATCTCTGACGGTATTTATATTTGATCGGGAAAAAACCAAATTGGTGATGATATTAAATGTATCACACGCCAATCCCGAATCGCAGATCAATACGTCATCGTTCATCTCCACCTTCATCATAGGATGACGTTGATGAAAATAACGTATTACACATTTAATAAATATTTAAGAATTTTTACCAATTTTTTAGCGATAATTAAGAAAGCTACGTTTGATTAATATATACTTAGATTTTTAGGTTGCGATGTGAAATTTAACAGTAGTTGACAATTTAACAATAAAACATTGAACTTATGATTTGCTAAAGTTGACAATTAATATGTATAGTTTCTTAAATATTTATTTAAAAAAACGATAGTAGTAACTGCGTTTACCGAGACCATTACAATAACTACATTGTTCAAGCCCAAAATACCGCTTAACCTTGCCAGTTTTATCACAAAAATTGCAGTCATAAATCTTATCATCAATAAACCATTCTCCGTTTTCTTTAGATAAAATTATAGAAACTTTCTGCGACTCTTCCATGTTATAATCATATTCTTGCACTACCACAACAGCGCGACTATCGCTTTGTACCTCA contains:
- a CDS encoding adenylate/guanylate cyclase domain-containing protein; the encoded protein is MPKTAINTDFVQRALKQITENDHGIRHLDKLQEWITQCSDTEATSINLYRLSESWGVDIRELTALFLWATKFGLFDLHWNIRCPMCNGKTENHDSLGHMHSGSHCVMCKSDFVCELDNTIEVTFSISGNVRPLPENTGEGKSAPADQRLNGFQIINSPIFRKYFSDELLSEQENLSVRHVAIMFTDLKGSTQMYQQLGDARAFKIVRQHFDVLEQAIHAHGGVIVKTIGDAVMASFAKTSEAVGAAIDAQKKFRTFNESMQLQDGVTIRIGIHVGNSLMVTLNNRLDYFGTMVNIAARVEALGDGNEILITRNVFDDLGVKNELLSRAQSIQPFTARLKGIRDEQKVMKVVYN
- a CDS encoding phosphoserine transaminase, producing MSKPSVKPQNTFFSSGPCAKRPGWSADQLPSRTVGRSHRAKVSKAVIEEVIAKSKQILGVPDDYRLGIVPGSDTGAIEMALWNFFGHPSVESRGIDMLAWENFGYEWVYDVEKQLKIVNVRPMVVPYGQIPDLTQVDFHHDVVFTWNGTTSGVCVPDATWIPDDREGLTICDATSAVFAMPIDWKKIDVLTYSWQKSMGGEGAHGVLILSPRAIQRLESFPPIIAMPKVFTILKKGKLNEEIFTGATINTPSMLCIEDALDSLNWMIREGGLTAMIARSQQSLSEIKTWIASSPRYAFLAENPKTISNTSVCLKLKSDMYLSLSPDAQVKFAKDVAALLEKEGAAYDIGSYRDAPPGLRIWCGATINPADVKLLLPWLDWAHDEIARTLKF
- a CDS encoding phosphoglycerate dehydrogenase, whose product is MIKILISDKLSPAATEIFQRHGITADVRHGLTKEQLIEIIADYDGLAVRSETKVTREVIERATRLKVIGRAGIGVDNVDVPAATARGIVVMNTPFGNSVTTAEHAVAMMMALARRIPQASTSTHAGKWEKSKFMGVELTGKTLAVIGCGNIGSIVADRARGLRMRVLAYDPFLTRERAESLGIEKTELDDAIAQADFITLHTPLTDATRHLFDAARLARCKKGARIINCARGGLIHEPALKSAIDSGHIAGAALDVFEVEPAKENILFGMEHVVLTPHLGASTNEAQENVALQIAEQMSDFLNTGAITNAVNIPSISAAEATALKPYFKLARQIGTLAGQLQQSPIQSITFEYEGHVAALNTKPLNLLLAQGVMVAFDQNVNMVNALYIAKERGMTVSETKIESEGNYKTLIRLRIVTEKESFSCSGTLFDGDKPRIVEVNGITLEAVLSASMLFSTNDDKPGFIGNLGKILGDADINIAHFHLGRNQGKTEAMALVTVDSPVHSDVISTIKKLPSVRRVVALDFSGVV
- a CDS encoding SRPBCC family protein, with product MGNTIRLHRVLKATPEKIYRAFTDTDAMARWLPPHGFTCKVHHMDVKIGGTFRMSFTNFTTMKSHAFGGEFLELTPYERIRYTDKFDDPNLPGEMMVTVVLKKVLCGTELNISQENIPEVIPPEMCYLGWQESLSYLAHLVEPEIQE
- a CDS encoding GNAT family N-acetyltransferase, coding for MNDDVLICDSGLACDTFNIITNLVFSRSNINTVRDYIRTTRRPFSCWVGPGRCTPSQSRILEENGFEFVESEKAMWLDLNQIHEVPPIENFAMRKVLSDSDVLSFAHITASNWTPPDQNVIAFYTMIAGMASKKKCPIEFFIGNYEDEPVCTAEVVMENNVAGLYNVSTRASHRRKGLGWATTMFCLLEAKKRDCTAAVLQASVEGVPLYKKIGFIDVGEYQEYRLNERFT